One stretch of Tribolium castaneum strain GA2 chromosome 5, icTriCast1.1, whole genome shotgun sequence DNA includes these proteins:
- the mEFTs gene encoding elongation factor Ts, mitochondrial: MISSKIFARFVHLQGPCLAAEKSLLATLRKKTGYTFSNCKKALELHNNDIKQAEAWLRQQAQSLGWAKATKLEGRQTSQGLIGLSFNSKNAALVEVNCETDFVARNKEFHKYVEEATLSCLNFAQTQPGDKTIKKISLNSDQMKAFLATDGKSLADHLALMIGTVGENASLKRGLCVKAPSDVHLVGYVHPSGSDGSVLLGKIGGLIALKQLSSKCADLDEIGKKLCQHIVGMNPQKIGTSDDEPAKDKEEEVCLIHQEFLLDDSVTVKEVLDEHEIEVVDFKRLECGGDTVEGVNQPLELIETCQ; the protein is encoded by the exons ATG ATTTCCTCGAAAATTTTTGCACGTTTTGTGCACCTACAAGGCCCATGTCTGGCCGCAGAAAAGTCCCTGTTAGCAACCCTTAGAAAGAAGACAGGATACACGTTTTCCAACTGCAAAAAAGCCCTGGAGCTGCATAACAATGATATAAAACAA GCAGAGGCTTGGCTGAGACAACAAGCGCAGTCTTTGGGGTGGGCCAAGGCCACGAAATTGGAGGGCAGACAGACCTCCCAAGGCCTGATTGGACTGTCGTTTAATTCCAAAAACGCAGCCTTGGTCGAAGTCAACTGTGAGACAGATTTTGTTGCGAGAAATAAGGAGTTTCACAAGTATGTTGAGGAGGCGACTTTGAGTTGCCTGAATTTTGCGCAAACACAGCCAGGGGACAAAACCATAAAAAAG ATTAGTTTAAACAGTGATCAgatgaaagcgtttttggccACTGATGGCAAGTCTTTGGCGGATCATTTGGCGCTGATGATTGGAACAGTGGGTGAAAATGCGTCCTTGAAAAGGGGGCTGTGTGTCAAGGCCCCAAGTGACGTGCATTTGGTCGGTTATGTGCACCCTTCGGGGAGTGACGGTTCAGTTTTGTTGGGGAAAATTGGAGGTTTgattgctttaaaacaattatCTTCAAAGTGTGCAGATTTGGACGAGATTGGGAAAAAGCTGTGTCAGCACATTGTCGGTATGAACCCTCAAAAAATTGGTACATCTGACGATGAACCAGCCAAAGACAAAGAGGAGGAAGTTTGTTTGATCCATCAGGAGTTTTTGCTTGATGACAGCGTGACGGTGAAGGAAGTTTTAGACGAACATGAGATTGAAGTGGTTGATTTTAAGAGGCTTGAGTGTGGAGGGGACACAGTTGAGGGTGTAAATCAGCCTTTAGAGTTAATAGAAACTTGTcagtaa